A section of the Ciceribacter thiooxidans genome encodes:
- the mutS gene encoding DNA mismatch repair protein MutS, with translation MMEQYIEIKANNPDSLLFYRMGDFYELFFEDAVDASRALGITLTKRGQHMGQEIPMCGVPVHAADDYLQKLISLGFRVAVCEQVEDPAEAKKRGSKSVVRRDVVRLVTPGTLTEEKLLSPSESNYLMALSRIRGGASPQLALAWIDISTGVFQLAETEEARLLADILRIEPRELIVPDSIFFDPELKPVFDVLGRVAVPQPAVLFDSATAENRLARFFGVGTLDGFGSFTRAELAAAAAAVAYVEKTQIAERPPLGLPERQSAASTLFIDPATRANLELVKTLSGDRNGSLLKAIDRTVTGGGARLLAERLMSPLTDPQQIAERQDSIAFLLAEATLADRLRDALKRVPDMPRALSRLALDRGGPRDLGAVRHGLAVARDVAGLLSKQDLPAELEGAYESLVLLPAPLEDLLAAMLSDDLPLLKRDGGFLREGAIAELDEVRALRDQSRRVIAGLQLQYAEETGIRSLKIKHNNVLGYFIEVSAGNAGAMTDSDAARSRFIHRQTMASAMRFTTTELADLESRIANAAGQALEIELQAFDRMTAGVVAAAEPIKAAARALAVLDVAAGLAALAEEQGYCRPTVDDSRMFAITAGRHPVVEQALRRQALSPFIANNCDLSPSGSGSNGAIWLLTGPNMGGKSTFLRQNALIAIMAQMGSFVPAGSAHIGVVDRLFSRVGASDDLARGRSTFMVEMVETAAILNQAGDRSLVILDEIGRGTATFDGLSIAWAAVEHLHEVNRCRALFATHFHELTALSEKLDRLSNVTMRVKEWDGDVIFLHEVGPGAADRSYGIQVARLAGLPASVVARARDVLSRLEDADRKNPASQLIDDLPLFQVAVRRETAQKSGPSKVEDALRTLDLDDMTPRAALDALYELKKQLGKS, from the coding sequence ATGATGGAGCAGTATATCGAGATCAAGGCGAACAATCCCGATTCGCTGCTTTTCTACCGCATGGGCGATTTCTACGAGCTCTTCTTCGAGGATGCCGTCGACGCCTCGCGCGCGCTCGGAATCACGCTGACGAAGCGCGGCCAGCACATGGGGCAGGAGATTCCCATGTGTGGCGTGCCGGTGCATGCCGCGGATGACTACCTGCAAAAACTGATCTCTCTCGGCTTTCGCGTCGCCGTCTGCGAACAGGTCGAAGATCCGGCCGAAGCGAAGAAGCGCGGATCGAAGTCGGTCGTCCGTCGCGACGTCGTCCGGCTCGTCACGCCGGGCACGCTGACTGAAGAGAAGCTGCTCTCGCCATCCGAATCGAATTATCTGATGGCGCTTTCCCGCATCCGGGGTGGCGCCTCGCCGCAACTGGCCTTGGCCTGGATCGACATTTCGACCGGTGTTTTCCAGCTCGCAGAAACGGAGGAGGCGCGTCTGCTCGCCGACATCCTCCGGATCGAGCCGCGCGAACTGATCGTACCCGACAGCATCTTTTTCGATCCCGAGCTCAAGCCCGTTTTCGACGTGCTCGGTCGGGTGGCGGTGCCGCAGCCGGCAGTGCTCTTCGACAGTGCGACCGCAGAGAACCGGTTGGCGCGCTTCTTCGGCGTCGGCACGCTTGATGGGTTCGGTTCCTTTACACGGGCCGAGCTGGCGGCGGCGGCCGCCGCCGTCGCCTACGTCGAGAAGACGCAGATTGCAGAGCGTCCGCCACTCGGATTGCCAGAGCGCCAGAGTGCCGCGTCGACGCTCTTCATCGATCCTGCAACGCGCGCCAACCTGGAACTCGTGAAGACGCTTTCAGGGGACCGCAACGGTTCTCTGCTGAAGGCGATCGACCGGACCGTCACCGGCGGCGGTGCCCGTCTGCTCGCCGAGCGGCTGATGTCTCCGCTCACCGATCCTCAGCAGATTGCCGAGCGGCAGGATTCCATCGCTTTTCTGCTCGCCGAGGCCACCCTTGCTGACCGCCTGCGCGATGCTCTGAAGCGCGTGCCGGACATGCCTCGGGCGCTCTCCCGACTGGCGCTTGATCGCGGCGGCCCGCGTGATTTGGGTGCAGTCCGTCATGGCCTTGCAGTTGCTCGTGACGTTGCAGGCCTCCTTTCGAAACAGGACCTGCCGGCGGAGCTCGAAGGCGCCTACGAGAGCCTCGTTCTTCTACCGGCGCCGCTGGAAGACTTGCTTGCGGCAATGCTTTCCGACGACCTGCCGCTGCTGAAACGCGACGGCGGCTTCCTGCGCGAAGGAGCAATTGCCGAGCTCGACGAGGTTCGGGCCTTGCGCGACCAGTCGCGGAGGGTGATCGCCGGGTTGCAGCTCCAGTACGCCGAGGAGACCGGAATCAGGTCGCTGAAGATCAAGCACAACAACGTGCTCGGCTACTTCATCGAGGTCTCCGCCGGCAATGCGGGCGCCATGACCGACAGCGACGCGGCACGGTCACGCTTCATTCACCGGCAGACGATGGCGAGTGCCATGCGCTTCACCACGACCGAACTCGCCGATCTCGAAAGCCGGATCGCCAATGCCGCCGGCCAGGCCCTGGAAATCGAGCTGCAGGCCTTCGATCGCATGACGGCGGGGGTCGTCGCAGCCGCCGAACCGATCAAGGCTGCGGCGCGGGCACTTGCGGTGCTCGATGTAGCGGCGGGGCTTGCAGCGCTGGCCGAGGAGCAGGGTTACTGCCGCCCGACCGTTGACGACAGCCGCATGTTCGCGATCACGGCGGGCCGCCATCCGGTCGTCGAGCAGGCGTTGAGGCGGCAGGCGCTCAGTCCGTTCATCGCCAACAACTGCGATCTGTCGCCGAGCGGCAGTGGTTCCAACGGTGCGATCTGGCTGCTCACCGGCCCGAACATGGGCGGTAAGTCGACATTCCTGCGTCAGAACGCGCTGATCGCCATCATGGCGCAGATGGGCTCGTTCGTGCCCGCGGGTTCAGCACATATCGGCGTCGTCGACCGTCTGTTCTCCCGCGTCGGCGCCTCGGACGATCTTGCGCGCGGGCGCTCGACCTTCATGGTCGAGATGGTCGAGACGGCGGCGATCCTCAACCAGGCCGGCGACCGCTCGCTTGTGATCCTCGATGAAATCGGGCGCGGAACGGCGACCTTCGACGGACTTTCGATCGCCTGGGCGGCCGTCGAGCATCTGCATGAGGTCAACCGTTGCCGGGCACTGTTCGCCACGCATTTCCATGAGTTGACGGCGCTTTCCGAAAAACTCGACAGGCTCTCGAACGTCACCATGCGCGTCAAGGAATGGGACGGTGACGTCATTTTCCTGCATGAGGTGGGGCCCGGAGCGGCCGACCGCTCCTACGGTATCCAGGTCGCACGGCTTGCCGGCCTGCCGGCGTCTGTCGTGGCGCGGGCCCGCGACGTGCTCTCCCGCCTCGAGGATGCCGACCGCAAGAATCCAGCGAGTCAGCTCATCGACGATTTGCCGTTGTTCCAGGTGGCGGTGCGGCGGGAAACAGCCCAGAAATCAGGACCTTCGAAGGTAGAGGACGCGCTGCGGACGCTCGACCTCGACGATATGACGCCGCGTGCCGCGCTTGATGCGCTCTACGAACTCAAGAAACAACTTGGCAAGTCTTGA
- a CDS encoding VOC family protein yields MTRSAPRRRLATVALVVDDYDRAKAFYCDVLGFECLADSSLEGDKRWLVVAPKGAAGAALLLARADGEAQTQAIGNQTGGRVGFFLETDDFARDRATFLANGVQFLEEPRREVYGTVAVFADLYGNRWDLIEPAP; encoded by the coding sequence ATGACCCGCTCAGCGCCCCGGCGTCGCCTCGCTACTGTCGCACTGGTGGTCGATGATTACGACCGCGCCAAAGCCTTCTACTGTGATGTCCTCGGCTTCGAGTGCCTTGCCGACAGCAGTTTGGAGGGGGACAAGCGCTGGCTCGTTGTCGCGCCGAAAGGAGCGGCCGGTGCCGCCCTGCTGCTCGCCCGGGCCGACGGCGAAGCACAGACGCAGGCGATTGGAAACCAGACAGGCGGCCGGGTCGGGTTCTTCCTGGAAACCGACGACTTCGCACGCGACCGCGCGACCTTTCTTGCGAATGGCGTCCAGTTCCTCGAAGAGCCTCGACGCGAGGTCTATGGGACAGTTGCCGTCTTCGCGGACCTCTACGGAAATCGCTGGGACCTGATCGAGCCGGCCCCTTGA
- a CDS encoding [protein-PII] uridylyltransferase, with translation MTTSDLDLSEILDVAALTEECGKVVRANSGKLLEMRSALLPILRAASAQGRERVKAQLFADGSGIRCAQRLSWLQDRIITIIFDCAATQIYRDATKIAVSAVGGYGRGTLAPGSDIDLLFVLPAKFTPDMHKAVEFVLYLLWDMGFKVGHATRTIEECIRLSKTDMTIRTAILETRFVCGREDLARDLHQRFDHDVTRDTAPEFIAAKLAERDERHRKSGDSRYLVEPNVKEGKGGLRDLQTLFWIAKYKYHVRDAGELVKLGVLSKQELRLFQKADDFLWAVRCHMHFLTGKPEERLSFDLQPEIARSLGYQPRPGLSAVERFMKHYFLVAKDVGDLTRIFCATLEEQQAKAAPVLTAMLGRFANRPRKIPGTIEFIEDRGRIALADKDVFKRDSISIMRFFHVADINGLEFHPDALKIVTRSLSLIDNDFRENEEANRLFLSMLTSRRQPGQILRRMNESGVLGRFIPEFGKIVSMMQFNMYHHYTVDEHLIRSVEVLSEIDEGKAEDIHPLAATLMPGVEDRDSLYVAVLLHDIAKGRQEDHSVAGARVARKLCPRLGLSPKQTELVAWLIDEHLTMSMVAQTRDMHDRKTISDFAEKVQSLDRLKMLLILTVCDIRAVGPGVWNGWKGQLLRTLYYETELLLSGGFSEVSRKDRAKYAAEQLSKALGDWSDKDRAMYTKLHYEPYLLTVPLEDQVRHAHFIREADIAGKGLATMVRTHSFHAITEITVLAPDHPRLLSVIAGACAAAGANIADAQIYTTSDGRALDTILVNREFPIDEDEMRRAATIGKMIEDVLSGRKRLPEVIATRSKGKKGNKTFPVQPHVTISNTLSNKFTVIEVECLDRIGLLADVTAVLSDLSLDIQSARITTFGEKVIDTFYVTDLIGQKVTNENRQASIVARLKTVMAGQADEFRDNMPSGIIAPQPQKGTVAQKKVRA, from the coding sequence ATGACCACGTCCGATCTCGACCTCAGCGAAATCCTCGATGTCGCCGCCCTCACTGAAGAATGCGGGAAGGTGGTTCGCGCCAATAGCGGGAAACTGCTGGAGATGCGCTCGGCACTCCTGCCGATCCTGCGGGCCGCGAGTGCTCAAGGGCGCGAAAGAGTGAAGGCGCAGCTCTTTGCCGATGGCAGCGGTATCCGCTGCGCACAGCGGCTCTCCTGGCTGCAGGACCGGATCATCACTATCATCTTCGACTGCGCAGCAACTCAGATATATCGCGATGCGACGAAGATTGCGGTCTCGGCCGTCGGCGGTTACGGACGTGGTACGCTTGCGCCGGGATCGGATATCGACCTGCTTTTCGTGCTGCCGGCGAAATTCACGCCCGACATGCACAAGGCGGTCGAATTCGTGCTCTATCTGCTCTGGGACATGGGCTTCAAGGTCGGGCATGCGACCCGCACGATCGAGGAGTGCATTCGTCTGTCGAAGACGGACATGACGATCCGCACAGCGATCCTTGAGACACGCTTCGTCTGCGGGCGGGAAGACCTGGCGCGGGATCTGCACCAGCGCTTCGATCACGACGTGACCCGCGACACGGCTCCGGAATTCATCGCAGCCAAGCTCGCCGAACGCGATGAGCGGCACCGCAAATCAGGTGACAGCCGCTACCTCGTCGAACCGAACGTCAAGGAAGGCAAAGGCGGTCTGCGCGACCTGCAGACGCTCTTCTGGATCGCCAAGTACAAGTATCACGTCCGGGACGCCGGCGAACTCGTCAAGCTCGGCGTTCTTTCGAAGCAAGAACTGCGGCTTTTCCAGAAGGCCGATGACTTCCTCTGGGCCGTGCGCTGCCACATGCATTTCCTGACCGGAAAGCCGGAGGAGCGTCTCTCCTTCGACCTGCAGCCGGAAATCGCCCGCAGCCTCGGCTACCAGCCGCGACCGGGCCTTTCCGCCGTCGAGCGATTCATGAAACACTATTTCCTGGTCGCCAAGGATGTCGGCGACCTGACCCGCATATTCTGTGCGACGCTCGAGGAGCAGCAGGCGAAGGCTGCGCCCGTGTTGACGGCGATGCTCGGTCGTTTCGCCAATCGCCCCCGCAAGATACCCGGTACTATAGAGTTCATCGAGGACAGGGGCCGGATCGCGCTGGCGGATAAGGACGTTTTCAAGCGTGACTCTATTTCGATCATGCGCTTCTTCCACGTGGCGGATATCAACGGGCTCGAGTTCCATCCCGATGCACTGAAGATCGTGACACGCTCGCTGTCGCTGATCGACAACGATTTCCGCGAGAACGAGGAGGCGAACCGGCTGTTCCTCTCGATGTTGACGTCACGCCGCCAGCCCGGGCAGATCCTGCGGCGGATGAACGAGTCGGGTGTGCTCGGACGCTTCATTCCGGAGTTCGGCAAGATCGTCTCGATGATGCAGTTCAACATGTATCATCACTATACCGTCGATGAACACCTGATCCGGTCCGTCGAAGTCCTGTCGGAGATCGACGAAGGGAAGGCTGAAGACATCCATCCACTCGCCGCAACTCTGATGCCCGGTGTTGAGGATCGGGACTCGCTCTACGTTGCTGTCCTCCTCCACGACATCGCCAAGGGGCGACAGGAGGATCATTCCGTCGCCGGTGCACGGGTCGCGCGCAAGCTTTGCCCGCGCCTCGGCCTCAGCCCTAAGCAGACGGAGCTCGTAGCCTGGCTCATCGATGAGCACCTCACCATGTCGATGGTTGCGCAGACCCGGGATATGCATGATCGCAAGACGATCAGCGACTTCGCCGAGAAGGTGCAATCACTCGACCGTCTCAAAATGCTGCTGATCCTCACGGTCTGCGACATTCGGGCCGTCGGACCCGGCGTCTGGAATGGCTGGAAGGGTCAACTGCTGCGAACCCTCTACTACGAAACCGAACTGCTGCTGTCCGGTGGCTTTTCGGAGGTGTCGCGCAAGGATCGCGCCAAGTACGCCGCCGAGCAGCTCAGCAAGGCGCTTGGCGACTGGAGCGACAAGGACCGCGCGATGTACACCAAGCTGCACTACGAGCCGTATCTGCTCACCGTGCCGCTGGAGGATCAGGTGCGACACGCCCATTTCATCCGGGAGGCGGACATTGCAGGCAAGGGGCTCGCGACCATGGTCCGGACCCATTCCTTCCATGCGATTACGGAAATCACGGTGCTCGCTCCCGACCATCCGCGCCTTCTCTCGGTGATCGCGGGAGCCTGTGCTGCGGCAGGGGCGAATATCGCCGATGCGCAGATCTATACGACTTCCGACGGCCGCGCTCTGGACACCATCCTGGTTAACCGTGAATTCCCGATCGACGAGGACGAAATGCGGCGGGCGGCGACGATCGGCAAGATGATCGAGGACGTTCTCTCCGGACGCAAACGGCTGCCGGAGGTCATAGCCACCCGCAGCAAGGGCAAGAAGGGCAACAAGACCTTCCCCGTTCAGCCGCATGTGACGATCTCGAATACCCTGTCGAACAAATTCACCGTTATCGAGGTCGAATGCCTCGATCGCATCGGTCTGCTCGCCGACGTGACGGCGGTACTCTCCGATCTCTCGCTCGATATCCAGTCGGCGCGTATCACCACCTTTGGGGAAAAGGTGATCGATACCTTTTACGTCACCGACCTCATCGGCCAGAAGGTCACCAACGAGAACCGGCAGGCGAGCATCGTTGCGCGTCTGAAGACGGTGATGGCCGGCCAAGCGGACGAGTTCCGCGACAACATGCCGTCCGGCATCATCGCGCCGCAACCGCAGAAAGGCACGGTCGCACAGAAGAAGGTCAGGGCCTGA
- the trpS gene encoding tryptophan--tRNA ligase, translating into MGEFKQLVFSGVQPTGNLHLGNYLGAIRKFVALQESHDCIYCVVDLHAITAQLVHDDLPGQIRSITAAFIAAGIDPKQHIVFNQSQVPQHAELAWIFNCVARIGWMNRMTQFKDKAGKDRENASLGLLAYPSLMAADILVYRATHVPVGDDQKQHLELTRDIAMKFNMDFMQKIRAAGLGTDILVGDEPVHAYFPMVEPMIEGPAPRVMSLKDGTKKMSKSDPSDLSRINLLDDAETISKKIRKAKTDPDALPSEVEGLKGRPEADNLVGIFAALSDRSKADVLKDFGGQQFSVFKPALVDLAVEVLAPVNGEMRRLMDDPAYIDSVLRDGGARAGARAEKTMKEVRDIIGFVQ; encoded by the coding sequence ATGGGCGAATTCAAGCAGCTGGTTTTCTCCGGTGTTCAGCCGACCGGCAATCTTCATCTCGGCAACTACCTGGGCGCGATCCGCAAGTTCGTCGCGCTTCAGGAAAGCCATGACTGCATCTACTGCGTCGTTGACCTGCATGCGATCACCGCCCAGCTCGTCCATGACGACCTGCCGGGCCAGATCCGCTCGATTACCGCGGCCTTCATCGCCGCCGGCATCGATCCCAAGCAGCACATCGTCTTCAACCAGTCGCAGGTTCCCCAGCACGCCGAACTCGCCTGGATATTCAACTGCGTCGCGCGCATCGGCTGGATGAACAGGATGACGCAGTTCAAGGACAAGGCAGGGAAGGACCGTGAAAACGCTTCCCTCGGACTGCTCGCCTATCCGAGCCTGATGGCCGCCGACATCCTCGTCTATCGCGCGACCCATGTTCCCGTCGGCGACGATCAGAAGCAGCATCTCGAGCTGACCCGCGACATCGCCATGAAGTTCAACATGGACTTCATGCAGAAGATTCGTGCGGCCGGCCTCGGGACTGACATCCTGGTGGGCGACGAGCCGGTCCATGCCTATTTCCCGATGGTGGAGCCGATGATCGAGGGTCCGGCGCCGCGCGTCATGAGCCTCAAGGACGGCACCAAGAAGATGTCGAAGTCGGATCCTTCCGACCTCTCGCGCATCAACCTGCTGGACGACGCCGAGACCATTTCCAAGAAGATCCGCAAGGCCAAGACGGATCCCGACGCGCTGCCGAGCGAAGTCGAGGGGCTGAAGGGTCGGCCGGAAGCCGACAATCTGGTCGGTATCTTCGCAGCGCTTTCCGACCGCTCGAAGGCGGACGTCCTGAAGGATTTCGGCGGCCAGCAGTTCTCGGTCTTCAAGCCGGCCCTCGTCGATCTTGCCGTCGAAGTTCTCGCTCCGGTCAACGGGGAAATGCGCCGCCTTATGGATGATCCCGCCTACATCGACAGCGTCCTGCGCGACGGCGGTGCACGCGCGGGCGCACGGGCTGAAAAGACGATGAAGGAAGTCCGCGACATTATCGGTTTCGTGCAGTAA
- the murJ gene encoding murein biosynthesis integral membrane protein MurJ yields the protein MGLVKKFATVGGATLGSRTFGFARETLMAAALGTGPMADVFYAAFRFPNLFRRLFAEGAFNAAFVPLFAKEIEAHGVEGAKRFSEEVFGVLFTVLMLLTIGMELAMPLLVSWIIAPGFADDPEKLSITVRLAAVMFPYLMSMSLTAMMSGMLNSLHHFFAAAVAPIFLNVVMIGALFYALYTGAEPALTAWYLSWSVLAAGVLQLAVVYGGVRHAGISIGLRFPRFTPNVKRLLVLAIPAAVTGGITQINQIIGQAIASGKEGAIAALQYADRIYQLPLGVVGVAVGVVLLPELARALKAGHAKEATYIQNRSIEFVLFLTLPAAAALWVLSDEIIRVLYERGAFTEQNTALVASILAIYGLGLPGFVLIKALQPGFYAREDTRTPMRFTGVSVVINSALAISLFPFIAERGIATAEAAAGWVNTCLLFTTLLRRGDLVWEWALAKRAARLIVASAAMAGVLVYLSDRWSGWLQPETPLLTQVAALGALIAVAMVVYFGLAFAIGGADLGMIRRNLQRGARSSAESPESLSSDGEQ from the coding sequence ATGGGGCTCGTCAAGAAGTTTGCCACCGTCGGCGGCGCGACGCTGGGCAGCCGTACCTTTGGCTTCGCACGCGAGACACTGATGGCGGCGGCGCTCGGCACCGGGCCGATGGCCGACGTCTTCTATGCCGCTTTCCGCTTTCCGAACCTCTTCCGCAGGCTTTTCGCCGAAGGGGCCTTCAACGCAGCCTTCGTACCGCTCTTCGCCAAGGAGATTGAGGCGCATGGCGTCGAGGGCGCCAAGCGCTTCTCCGAGGAAGTCTTCGGTGTCCTGTTCACCGTCCTGATGTTGCTCACGATCGGGATGGAGCTGGCCATGCCGCTTCTCGTCTCGTGGATCATCGCGCCGGGGTTTGCCGACGATCCGGAGAAGCTGTCGATCACCGTCAGGCTCGCGGCGGTGATGTTTCCCTATCTCATGTCGATGTCGCTGACGGCGATGATGAGCGGCATGTTGAATTCTCTCCATCACTTCTTCGCGGCGGCGGTTGCTCCGATCTTCCTCAACGTCGTGATGATCGGCGCGCTGTTCTATGCCCTCTATACGGGCGCGGAGCCTGCTCTGACCGCATGGTATCTCTCCTGGTCGGTGCTCGCCGCTGGTGTCCTGCAGTTGGCAGTCGTCTACGGCGGCGTGCGCCATGCCGGGATTTCCATCGGGTTGAGGTTTCCGCGATTTACCCCCAACGTGAAGCGGCTTCTGGTGCTCGCCATTCCGGCGGCGGTGACGGGCGGCATCACCCAGATCAACCAGATCATCGGCCAAGCGATCGCCTCTGGAAAGGAAGGCGCCATCGCCGCCCTCCAGTATGCCGACCGCATCTACCAGCTTCCGCTCGGCGTGGTCGGCGTGGCGGTCGGCGTCGTCCTGCTTCCCGAGCTCGCCAGGGCACTGAAGGCCGGCCACGCGAAGGAGGCGACCTATATCCAGAACCGGTCGATCGAATTCGTGCTGTTCCTCACCCTTCCCGCGGCCGCCGCGCTCTGGGTTCTCTCCGACGAGATCATCCGGGTGCTCTATGAGCGTGGTGCCTTCACCGAACAGAATACAGCACTCGTCGCTTCGATTCTCGCGATCTACGGCCTCGGGCTTCCGGGTTTCGTCCTGATCAAGGCACTACAGCCGGGTTTCTACGCGCGGGAGGATACCCGGACGCCCATGCGGTTTACCGGCGTTTCGGTCGTCATCAATTCCGCGCTTGCCATCTCTCTCTTCCCCTTCATCGCCGAGCGGGGGATCGCCACGGCCGAAGCCGCCGCCGGCTGGGTCAACACGTGCCTCCTGTTTACGACGCTTCTTCGCCGCGGCGATCTCGTCTGGGAATGGGCGCTCGCGAAACGCGCGGCGCGGCTCATCGTCGCCTCGGCGGCAATGGCCGGCGTGCTCGTTTATCTCTCCGATCGCTGGAGCGGCTGGCTACAGCCCGAGACGCCGCTTCTGACTCAGGTTGCGGCGCTCGGAGCGCTGATTGCAGTTGCTATGGTCGTCTATTTCGGCCTCGCCTTCGCCATCGGCGGGGCCGATCTCGGCATGATACGGCGCAATCTTCAGCGCGGCGCCCGTAGTTCCGCCGAATCGCCCGAAAGCCTATCTTCGGATGGCGAGCAATGA